CTTCGTGGTGAGCACGCCGGTCGTCACGGACAGCAGCAGCGCGTTGATCGCCGCGCCGCCGAGGGCGAGCTTCACGGGGGTGGCGCCGCCGCGGCCGCTGTGGGCGATGGCGTACACGGCGACCGAGGCGAGCGCGGCGCCGGCGAAGGCGAACCACACGTAGCCGGAGAGGCTGTGGACGCCGAGGAAGGCGATGGCGAGGACGACGGCGACCGAGGAGCCCTGGCTGATGCCGAGGATGCCGGGGTCGGCGATGGGGTTGCGGGTGATGCCCTGGAGGGCGGTGCCGGCGAGCGCGAGGGCGGCGCCGACCATCAGCCCGATGACGGTGCGGGGGACGCGGAGTTCCCGGACGACCTCGGCGTCGTCGCCGCCGGCCCCGTGCAGGAGCGCGTCGAGGACGGTGCCGGGGGCGATCGGCCGGGCGCCGACGGCGAGGCTGAGGAGGACGGCGAGGAGCAGGGCGACGACGGCCGCCGAGGTCGCGAGGACCCGTCTGGAACGGAAAGCGGCTGTCATGTGCACCCATCGGGCGAGAAGGAGGTTCGGTAAGGCTTGGCTCAGTCTAAGCAGCGGCCAAATTCGAACACCCGGGCACAATGTCACCCATGACGACGAAC
The Streptomyces roseofulvus genome window above contains:
- a CDS encoding iron ABC transporter permease — translated: MTAAFRSRRVLATSAAVVALLLAVLLSLAVGARPIAPGTVLDALLHGAGGDDAEVVRELRVPRTVIGLMVGAALALAGTALQGITRNPIADPGILGISQGSSVAVVLAIAFLGVHSLSGYVWFAFAGAALASVAVYAIAHSGRGGATPVKLALGGAAINALLLSVTTGVLTTKAAALDEFRFWQTGSLDGRDAATIGQIWPFLLLGAVLVLSVARGLDALALGEDVAKGLGQKVATVRIVGGLGATVLTGAAVAAAGPIAFVGLAVPHIARAVVGSDHRWVLPMAALIGPVMVLTADVAGRIVFPPGEVPAGVMTALIGVPFLVTLVRRKAVPA